A section of the Spirosoma pollinicola genome encodes:
- the ispF gene encoding 2-C-methyl-D-erythritol 2,4-cyclodiphosphate synthase, with product MKIRVGQGYDVHRLEEGRAFWLGGIQIPSTFGPVGHSDADVVCHVLCDALLGAANMRNIGYHFSDKDPRWKGIDSKLLLAEVLRMVREAGYEISNVDVTVVLQEPKLNPHIPAMKTCLAEVMAIPEDDISIKATTSEHIGFVGRGEGIAAHCVALIFKD from the coding sequence ATGAAAATACGAGTAGGACAAGGCTATGATGTTCATCGCCTGGAAGAAGGGCGGGCATTCTGGTTAGGCGGCATTCAGATTCCTAGTACATTCGGGCCAGTTGGCCATTCCGATGCCGATGTGGTGTGCCATGTGCTTTGCGATGCCCTGCTGGGAGCCGCCAACATGCGAAACATTGGTTACCATTTTTCGGATAAAGATCCGCGCTGGAAGGGTATCGACAGTAAATTACTGCTGGCCGAAGTGCTGCGTATGGTGCGGGAAGCCGGGTACGAAATCTCGAATGTCGACGTGACCGTGGTCTTGCAGGAGCCGAAACTCAACCCACATATTCCCGCCATGAAAACTTGTCTGGCCGAAGTAATGGCCATTCCCGAAGACGATATTTCGATCAAAGCCACTACATCCGAACATATTGGATTTGTAGGCCGTGGTGAAGGTATTGCGGCTCATTGTGTGGCGCTTATCTTTAAAGATTAG
- a CDS encoding nucleotidyltransferase domain-containing protein: METTYQPKALSPDQLQALSQEVKQALTELYGERLAQVVLYGSYARGDFRAESDIDYMVILNDTEVKSANEIRYMIDAVYDLSEKHTTLISVKPTSLKKYLQSDLFLYQDVRREGKVV; this comes from the coding sequence ATGGAAACAACCTATCAACCCAAAGCCCTCTCGCCCGATCAGCTTCAAGCTTTATCGCAGGAGGTGAAACAGGCCCTCACGGAGCTATACGGCGAACGGCTGGCGCAGGTTGTCCTGTATGGCTCATACGCCCGTGGTGATTTTCGTGCAGAATCAGATATTGACTACATGGTCATATTGAACGACACGGAAGTAAAGTCAGCGAATGAGATCAGGTATATGATTGATGCTGTATATGACCTATCAGAAAAGCATACTACATTGATTTCCGTCAAGCCGACTTCATTGAAAAAATACCTGCAATCAGATTTATTTCTCTACCAAGACGTTCGCCGTGAAGGGAAAGTAGTATGA
- a CDS encoding M16 family metallopeptidase, translating to MIHYEQFVLDNGLQVFVHEDESTPMAAVNILYNVGSRDEDPTKTGFAHLFEHLMFGGSQNIASYDEPLQKVGGENNAFTSPDITNYYITLPAANLETAFWLESDRMLSLSFDPQVLDVQQKVVIEEFKQRYLNQPYGDVWLKLRPLAYQQHPYRWATIGKDISHIENATLDDVKSFFFKYYLPNNAILVVAGNVTVEQVKQLCAKWFAPIQAGIPYVRQLPTEPKQTEARKLETSAKVPLNGLYKAYHMPGRFDANFYTADLLGDILGRSKSSRLYQQLLRTNPLFSSVHGYITASIDPGLLVIQGNLNEGVSLEEADAAVESVVQEFIDQAVPEEELAKVKNQAEATLAFSEVELLNRAMNLAYAANAGNPDFVNQEAGLIQAVTPDSIQTMARQVLRKDNCSTLYYRKTEA from the coding sequence ATGATTCATTACGAACAGTTTGTCTTAGATAACGGTCTACAGGTATTCGTCCACGAAGACGAATCGACGCCAATGGCCGCCGTAAATATTCTTTACAATGTCGGTTCGCGCGACGAAGATCCCACAAAAACAGGCTTTGCCCACTTATTTGAACACTTAATGTTTGGTGGGTCGCAAAACATCGCAAGCTACGACGAACCGTTGCAGAAAGTTGGGGGCGAAAATAATGCCTTCACCAGCCCCGACATTACAAATTATTACATTACCCTCCCGGCGGCTAACCTGGAAACGGCTTTCTGGCTCGAATCGGACCGAATGTTGAGCCTTTCGTTCGACCCGCAGGTGCTGGACGTGCAGCAGAAAGTCGTCATTGAAGAATTTAAGCAGCGCTATCTGAATCAGCCGTATGGCGATGTCTGGTTAAAACTTCGTCCGCTGGCCTACCAGCAGCACCCGTATCGCTGGGCAACGATTGGCAAGGATATCAGTCATATCGAAAACGCCACGCTGGACGATGTGAAATCGTTTTTCTTCAAATATTATCTACCTAACAATGCGATTCTGGTGGTGGCGGGCAACGTGACCGTCGAGCAGGTTAAGCAATTATGCGCCAAATGGTTTGCGCCTATTCAGGCGGGGATTCCCTATGTTCGTCAACTACCAACCGAGCCGAAGCAGACCGAAGCCCGGAAGTTGGAAACATCGGCCAAAGTACCGCTAAATGGATTGTACAAAGCGTATCATATGCCGGGCCGTTTTGACGCCAATTTTTACACCGCCGATCTGCTGGGCGATATTCTTGGCCGGAGCAAATCGTCTCGACTGTATCAGCAATTATTACGCACAAACCCGCTGTTCAGCAGTGTACATGGCTATATTACTGCCTCTATAGACCCCGGTCTGCTGGTTATTCAGGGTAATTTGAACGAAGGCGTTTCGCTGGAAGAAGCCGATGCCGCCGTGGAATCGGTTGTGCAGGAGTTTATTGATCAGGCCGTACCGGAGGAAGAGCTGGCGAAAGTAAAAAACCAGGCAGAAGCCACACTCGCCTTCTCGGAAGTAGAATTATTGAACCGGGCGATGAACCTTGCCTACGCGGCCAATGCGGGTAACCCCGATTTCGTCAATCAGGAAGCGGGGTTAATCCAGGCCGTCACGCCCGATTCGATACAGACAATGGCCCGGCAAGTGTTACGAAAAGACAATTGCTCGACCCTATATTACCGTAAGACCGAGGCCTGA
- a CDS encoding tetratricopeptide repeat protein, translating to MPNTLLVKKWFLFVCLLGLSFSGRAQVLTDPVAQQTILKTLDDIYNLEFANAEVQIRQLQTQFPQHPIGPILRATELELQYLPLHENKAATAQFIQSVEQGLSLAKKMLDKDADDPEAVFFALTAHSYLASLYNNKSESLKAVGESKKAYNYLREGMVLIGKNPDFYFTTGLYNYYIERYPMDHSIVKPFMLFFEDGDMALGLKQMDIAAKKGIFMRPAANYYLAHILLKHEMSPGRAVVYAKYLADKYPRNPLFGMINAEALLLAGRYAEARPYVQRLKQMPNKLVPMAVNTFTGMLAEYADKDDKEAAEAYELALRQPFNDPYTKEYHAFAYAGLARIAARANDRNRARMNYKKALAVGQYKALIREAKAYK from the coding sequence GTGCCAAATACATTGCTAGTAAAAAAGTGGTTTCTTTTCGTCTGCCTGCTAGGTTTGTCCTTCTCGGGGCGGGCGCAGGTATTGACCGATCCAGTAGCGCAACAGACGATTCTGAAAACGCTCGACGATATTTATAATCTTGAGTTTGCCAACGCTGAGGTGCAGATTCGTCAACTCCAGACCCAGTTTCCGCAGCATCCCATTGGCCCAATTTTACGGGCTACTGAGCTGGAACTTCAATACCTGCCTTTGCACGAAAATAAAGCCGCCACGGCACAGTTTATTCAGAGTGTTGAGCAGGGCCTTTCGCTGGCAAAAAAGATGCTCGATAAGGATGCCGATGACCCGGAAGCCGTATTTTTTGCCTTAACAGCGCATAGTTATCTGGCCTCTCTTTACAATAATAAAAGTGAGTCGCTGAAAGCTGTAGGAGAGTCGAAAAAAGCGTATAATTATCTCCGGGAGGGGATGGTTCTGATAGGCAAAAACCCTGATTTTTATTTCACGACCGGCTTATACAATTACTACATTGAGCGCTACCCAATGGATCACTCGATTGTGAAGCCTTTCATGCTTTTTTTTGAAGATGGCGACATGGCGCTGGGTTTGAAGCAAATGGACATAGCGGCAAAAAAAGGAATTTTTATGCGTCCGGCTGCCAACTATTACCTGGCGCATATCTTACTTAAGCACGAAATGAGTCCCGGCCGGGCCGTTGTTTATGCAAAATACCTGGCTGATAAATACCCCCGAAATCCGCTATTCGGTATGATCAACGCCGAAGCACTTCTGCTGGCGGGTCGCTATGCCGAAGCCCGGCCATACGTGCAACGCCTAAAACAAATGCCTAATAAACTGGTGCCAATGGCGGTCAATACATTTACGGGAATGCTGGCTGAATATGCCGACAAAGATGATAAAGAAGCCGCCGAAGCCTACGAACTAGCCCTGCGGCAACCCTTCAACGACCCCTATACAAAAGAATATCACGCCTTTGCCTATGCGGGGCTAGCGCGTATTGCTGCCCGCGCCAACGACCGCAACCGGGCTCGTATGAACTACAAAAAGGCCCTGGCCGTAGGTCAGTATAAAGCATTGATTCGCGAAGCGAAAGCGTATAAATAG
- a CDS encoding DNA polymerase III subunit gamma/tau, producing MENFVVSARKYRPATFDTVVGQEHITTTLKNAIKTNHLASAFLFCGPRGVGKTTCARILAKTINCQNLTAEGEACDACESCVSFNRNASFNIHELDAASNNSVEDIRSLIDQVRTPPQSGAKYKIYIIDEVHMLSTQAFNAFLKTLEEPPAYAIFILATTEKHKILPTILSRCQIFDFNRIQPQHIASHLAGIAEKEGITAETEALDLIAQKADGGLRDALSMFDLNVTFAADRIIRYKEVLENLHILDYDYYFKLTDLLLAGNLPQSLLTVDEILRKGFDGHQFVVGLCRHFRDLMVCKDAATVQLLQVTENVRRQYLDQAMRAPMSFLLSALSLGGQCDMNYKQAKDQRLHTELWLMKLANLRNLLNWDTLPELAAHQNGTPTPERFTAEPSVDEKKNGKPAPGPSQPSTNGSQLSESHPITSEPVNGYHTTNGTATNSKVTNGADYQNGHSVAPTSVAITPDKDPGVAVATVAPAISQPATVAKPEASTRPHSGPPPRPASSRLRSTVSLTAVPVASTTDADTEVISTGPVRPDKAFTFDELMDVWRAFSKIRQQQNDSATEQLVLNRDLILNDTVIQITLDNTLQVGYLTEVKPDLLGYLRTELQNSQIQLEHQVTLQEVKKMIYSSLDKFNYLAEKNPALHELRKVLNLEVDY from the coding sequence ATGGAAAATTTCGTGGTCTCGGCCCGCAAGTACCGCCCGGCAACGTTCGACACGGTTGTTGGGCAAGAGCACATCACCACTACGCTTAAGAATGCGATTAAAACCAATCATTTAGCGTCGGCCTTTCTGTTTTGCGGGCCGCGTGGGGTTGGCAAAACGACCTGCGCCCGGATTCTGGCGAAAACGATCAATTGCCAAAACTTAACTGCCGAAGGGGAAGCCTGCGATGCCTGCGAGTCGTGCGTTAGTTTCAATCGAAATGCCTCTTTTAATATCCATGAACTGGATGCAGCCTCAAATAACTCGGTTGAAGACATCCGTAGCTTAATTGACCAGGTACGAACCCCTCCACAATCGGGAGCTAAATACAAGATTTATATTATTGACGAGGTGCATATGCTCTCGACACAAGCTTTCAACGCGTTTCTAAAAACGCTGGAAGAGCCTCCGGCCTACGCCATTTTCATTCTGGCAACGACCGAAAAACACAAAATTCTGCCAACGATTTTATCGCGTTGCCAGATTTTCGATTTCAACCGAATTCAGCCGCAACACATCGCCAGTCACTTGGCGGGTATTGCCGAAAAAGAGGGTATCACTGCCGAAACTGAAGCGCTTGATCTGATAGCCCAAAAAGCAGATGGCGGCCTTCGTGATGCGCTGTCAATGTTCGACCTGAACGTGACCTTCGCAGCCGACCGGATTATTCGGTATAAAGAAGTGCTGGAAAACCTGCACATTCTCGACTACGATTACTACTTCAAACTAACCGACCTGTTGCTGGCGGGCAATTTACCGCAGAGCCTGCTGACGGTCGATGAAATTCTGCGCAAGGGTTTCGACGGCCACCAGTTTGTGGTTGGTCTTTGCCGCCACTTCCGCGATTTGATGGTTTGCAAGGATGCTGCTACGGTGCAGTTGCTGCAAGTGACGGAGAATGTCCGGCGGCAATACCTCGATCAGGCCATGCGGGCCCCTATGTCGTTTCTGTTGTCGGCGCTTAGCCTGGGCGGTCAGTGCGACATGAATTATAAACAAGCCAAAGACCAACGGTTGCATACTGAACTCTGGCTGATGAAATTGGCCAACCTGCGTAACCTCCTCAACTGGGATACATTACCTGAGTTGGCAGCACACCAAAACGGCACCCCTACTCCCGAACGTTTTACTGCCGAGCCATCGGTAGACGAAAAAAAAAACGGCAAACCAGCGCCAGGCCCCTCGCAGCCCTCAACTAACGGTAGCCAGTTAAGCGAAAGCCACCCCATCACAAGCGAGCCTGTCAATGGATACCACACCACCAATGGTACGGCGACAAACAGCAAAGTCACAAATGGAGCGGATTATCAAAATGGTCATTCAGTTGCCCCAACCAGCGTAGCTATTACGCCGGATAAAGACCCTGGTGTTGCGGTAGCGACTGTAGCCCCCGCTATATCTCAACCAGCTACAGTTGCGAAACCAGAGGCATCGACCAGACCACATAGTGGGCCACCACCACGCCCGGCCAGCAGTCGCCTGCGTTCAACCGTTTCGTTGACTGCAGTCCCGGTTGCATCAACAACGGATGCCGATACCGAGGTAATTTCTACCGGACCAGTGCGTCCCGACAAAGCGTTTACGTTTGATGAGTTGATGGATGTTTGGCGTGCATTTTCTAAAATCAGGCAACAGCAAAACGACTCGGCAACAGAGCAGTTGGTATTAAACCGTGATCTGATTCTTAACGATACAGTCATTCAAATTACGCTCGACAACACGCTCCAAGTCGGCTACTTAACCGAGGTCAAACCCGATTTACTGGGCTATCTACGCACCGAACTTCAGAATAGTCAGATTCAGTTAGAGCATCAGGTCACCTTGCAGGAAGTGAAGAAGATGATTTATAGCTCTCTGGATAAATTCAATTACCTCGCCGAGAAAAACCCTGCCCTGCATGAGTTACGGAAAGTGCTGAATCTGGAAGTAGACTATTAA
- a CDS encoding ion transporter — MLHLRKTLYSIFETSAGKRRGVSLVFNLLLITIITLNAIAIVLHTVPEYNRRFAQIFTDFELFSVVFFTIEYVLRIWACVENEKYHHWFWGRLRYIVSTSALIDFLAIFPFYFTLFATDLAIVRILRLFRIFRLFRISRYSHAFRMIQTVVNDKKEELILSTMLVVFMLIIVSSVMYYVEHPVQPDKFSSIPAAMWWGVTAMTTVGYGDIHPITPLGKLLGGITAILGIGLFALPTGILVSGFNEHIRDRKTPQRRVCPHCGKEI, encoded by the coding sequence ATGCTACACCTTCGCAAAACTCTGTACAGTATTTTTGAAACCTCAGCCGGAAAACGACGGGGTGTAAGCCTGGTGTTCAATCTATTGCTGATCACCATTATTACGCTGAATGCCATTGCGATTGTACTTCATACAGTACCGGAGTACAATCGACGATTTGCGCAGATTTTTACCGATTTCGAATTATTTTCGGTCGTATTTTTCACGATTGAATACGTTCTGCGTATCTGGGCCTGTGTCGAGAATGAAAAATATCACCACTGGTTTTGGGGTCGGCTACGCTATATAGTCTCCACAAGTGCCCTGATTGACTTTCTGGCCATTTTCCCGTTTTACTTTACGCTCTTCGCCACCGATCTGGCTATTGTCCGGATTTTGCGGCTATTCCGAATTTTCAGGCTGTTTCGCATCTCGCGCTATTCTCATGCTTTTCGCATGATCCAGACGGTAGTGAACGACAAAAAAGAGGAGTTGATTCTAAGTACCATGCTCGTCGTTTTTATGCTGATCATCGTGTCGAGTGTTATGTATTACGTTGAGCACCCTGTCCAACCCGACAAATTTTCAAGCATTCCGGCCGCTATGTGGTGGGGCGTTACCGCTATGACAACGGTGGGCTACGGAGATATTCACCCCATAACGCCCCTTGGCAAGTTACTGGGCGGCATTACGGCCATTTTAGGTATTGGCCTGTTTGCCCTGCCAACAGGTATTTTGGTATCAGGATTCAATGAGCACATTCGGGACCGAAAAACACCCCAGCGGAGAGTGTGCCCGCATTGTGGAAAGGAGATTTGA